A segment of the Lolium perenne isolate Kyuss_39 chromosome 3, Kyuss_2.0, whole genome shotgun sequence genome:
AGCAGCGGCGAGATGATCAACATCATCAGCGTGGATGCAGACCGCGTCGGGCTCTTCTCATGGTTCATGCATGACTTCTGGTTGGTGCCGCTCCAAGTATCCATGGCATTGTTCATCTTGTACTCCACCCTGGGGATTGCTTCGCTGGCAGCGCTCGGTGCCACGGTTGTCGTCATGCTTGCCACTGTACTTCCGATGCGAATGCAGGAGAAGTTCCAGGAGAAGCTCATGGACTGCAAGGATATCAGGATGAAGGCCACATCCGAGATCCTACGCAACATGAGGATTCTTAAACTGCAGGGGTGGGAGATGAAGTTCTTGTCCAAGATCATTGACCTCAGGAAGACAGAGGAAAGCTGGCTCAAGAAGTATCTTTACACGTCCACCGCGTCCACCTTCGTGTTCTGGGGTGCCCCGACCTTCGTTGCGGTGGTAACCTTCGGAGCCTGCTTGCTCCTAGGGATACCACTGGACTCAGGGAAGGTGCTGTCTGCATTGGCCACGTTCCGGGTGCTTCAAGAACCGATATACACCCTCCCCGACATGGTCTCGATGTTGATTCAGACTAAGGTTTCTCTTGACAGGATAGCATCTTTCCTGTGTCTCGAGGAGTTACCCATGGATGCTGTGCAGAGGTTGCCAAGTGGCAACTCAGATGTCGCAATTGAAGTCAGCAATGGGTGCTTCGCCTGGGACACCTCATCTGAAGTGCCAACTCTGAATGACCTGAACTTTCAAGCTCGGCAAGGCATGCGTGTTGCAGTCTGCGGGACGGTCGGCTCTGGAAAATCAAGCTTGCTCTCTTGCATTCTTGGTGAGATGCCAAAGCTATCAGGAGAGGTCAAGACTTGCGGAACAATGGCATACGTCAGCCAGTCGGCATGGATACAGAGCGGCAAAATAAAGGACAACATACTCTTCGGTAAGGAGATGGACGGTGAGAAGTATGAAAGGGTCCTTGAGTCGTGTTctctgaagaaagacttggagatATTACCATTCGGTGATGAGACCGTCATCGGAGAGCGGGGCATCAATCTTAGTGGCGGGCAGAAGCAAAGGATTCAGATAGCCCGAGCTATTTACCAGGATGCTGACATCTATTTATTTGACGATCCATTCAGCGCAGTCGATGCTCATACAGGATCCCACCTCTTCAAGGTATGATATGATCTCTTCTGTTCAGTATATGTTTGAGAATACATTTCTTAAAGTTTTTACCATGTGCAGGAATGCTTGCTTGGGGCTTTGGGTTCAAAAACAGTGGTTTATGTTACTCACCAGATTGAATTCCTTCCTGCAGCTGATCTTATTCTGGTGAGAATTTCGTTGgcacaaatttcatctaaatttgATGTAATAAATTGTCTTTTTTTTATTATAAGATAATTGTAATGTAGGTAATGAAAGGTGGGAGAATAGCACAAGCAGGCAAATACAATGAAATACTTGGATCAGGGGAAGAGCTAATGGAACTGGTTGGTGCTCACCAAGATGCTCTCACAGCATTAGACGTGATTGATGTTACTAATGGAGGTGGTGAGGCTTTCTCTTCCAGTGACGCAGCAAGCTTTTCCAGGTCATTGTCATCAGCAGAGGAGAAAGATAAACAAAATGGCAAAGAACTTGACAAAGTTCAAAGTGGGCAGCTGGTGCAGGAAGAGGAAAGGGAAAAGGGCAGGGTTGGGTTCTGGGTCTACTGGAAGTACCTTACATTGGCTTATGGGGGAGCTCTTGTACCAGTCGTGTTGATAGCTCAGACactttttcaagtacttcagattgCTAGCAATTACTGGATGGCATGGGCCTCTCCTGTGTCTAAAGATGTCGAGCCTTCGGTGGGCATGTCAACACTGATCTACGTCTTCGTCGCATTGGCTGGTGCAAGCTCACTGTGCATCCTCGTAAGAGCATTGTTTCTTGTGACAGCTGCATACAAGACAGCAACTCTGTTGTTCGACAAGATGCACATGTCCATATTCAGAGCTCCTATGTCTTTCTTCGATTCCACTCCGAGTGGGCGCATCTTGAATAGAGTAAGTCAGCACTTCCTCAAATTTGTTAGGTAGTTTATTATTGGCTTTCACCCTCACACAAGTGTTAAATTGTTTAGGCTTCAACTGATCAGAGTGATGTGGACACCAACATTGCTGACCAGATGGGTCAGGTTGCATTTTCCATCATACAACTAGTTGGAATTATTGCTGTGATGTCTCAGGTCGCGTGGCAGGTGTTTGTTGTTTTTGTTCCTCTAAGTGTTGCCTGCTTCTGGTATCAGGTATTTTATTTAACCTATTTATTCTCTGTGCCGTTTTAAGTTTTAACTGCAAAATTAGCATGTCATTATATTTATCATTTTGCAGCGCTACTACATTGATACAGCCAGAGAGCTGCAAAGGCTGGTAGGGGTTTGCAAAGCGCCTATAATACAACATTTTGCTGAATCCATTACTGGATCAGCAACCATCAGAAGTTTTGGCAAGGAAAATGAGTTTGTATCAACTAATAGCCATCTAATGGATGCCTTCTCTCGACCAAAATTCTATAACGCTGCGGCAAGGGAGTGGCTTTGCTTCCGCTTGGATACGCTATCATGCCTTACATTTGCGTTCTCTTTGATATTTCTTATCAGTTTACCGACTGGTTTCATTGATCCAGGTATGTCATTACTTGTTCGGAAATTATTTATATTAAATAGATGGTACTAGTAGATACGATCGTAGTGATATGGTCTTCTAACTAAATTACATGCTGCTTTCAGCAATTGCTGGCCTCGCGGTCACATATGGGCTTAATTTGAACACGCTGCAAACATGGGTAGTATGGTCCATGTGCTATTTGGAGAACAAGATCATATCAGTAGAAAGAATTCTGCAATATATAAGCATTCCCGAAGAGCCCCCTCTTTCAATGTCAGGAGATAAGTTGCTGTGTAACTGGCCGTCAGAGGGAGAAATTCAGCTGCATAACCTCCATGTAAATGCCCTCATTGTTTTTCATCCTGTTTACTTAGGCTTCTTTTCCTGTGTTACCATGTTGTCCTGCAGAAATTTCATATCATTGCCATCTGAGTGAGCTATTGATAAGAAATCCGAGAAAATTGCATATTGCTACCACAATTGCGGCTAGGGCTTCAGAAAACTACCACTTTTTAGGTCAACTGCAAAAAACTACCACTTTTGCGTTTAATGGTTTCAAAAAACTACCAGTTATGTGTAACAATCGGTTTGGCCCATTTGATCAAGTTTTTGACAGAGATGGCCCACCATGTCATTCAGATAGAAAACTTGATCAAATGGTGGGCCATCTCTGTTAGAAACATGATTAAATTGGACCAAACCGAGTGTTACACACAATTGGTAGTTTTCTGAAGCAATTAGACGCAAAAGTGGTAGTTTTTTGCAACTGACCGGAAAAGTGGTAGTTTTTTGAAGCCCTAGCCTCAATTGTGGTAGCAATATGCAATTATCTCTAAGAAATCCAGTCTGATGGGCATGCGAATATTACTTTCAGTGTTGCGATTTTTTTTATTATAGATAGCACGGATCTCTAACTTCTAATTCGATGCAGGTGAGATATGCTCCACAACTACCATTTGTTCTGAAGGGCCTTACAGTCACTTTTCCTGGAGGCATGAAGACTGGTATCGTTGGAAGAACAGGCAGTGGTAAATCAACTCTTATACAGGCccttttccgtatcgtggatccTACTATTGGCCAGATACTAGTAGACGGTGTCGACATTTGCACCATTGGACTGCATGATCTGAGATGTAGACTGAGCATCATTCCACAAGACCCAACGATGTTCGAGGGAACTATCAGGAGCAACCTTGACCCTCTTGGAGAGTACAATGACAATCAAATTTGGGAGGTAGTTTCGATTTTTACATACATAGCTCTCTTTTTTACAGTTAGACCTTTAGTAAACTTGTAGTCTGAATCCTTTTGTTCCATTTCAGGCATTGGATAACTGTCAGCTAGGAGATGAGGTCAGGAGAAAGGACCTGAAACTTGACTCACCAGGTCTGATATGGTGATATGTATAATTTGAGTCATGCAGTTGAAAGTCTGATACTGAATTTGCGTATCCTCCACCTTTTTCCTACTACTAGTTCTTTTTATTTCCAAAATTGAAAAATTACAACAGAAAGCCACTACTTGTTCTATTGGGAACTGAAATTTTTTGTGAATTTTACTTGCAGTGATAGAGAATGGAGAGAACTGGAGCGTGGGTCAGCGCCAGCTTGTCTGTCTTGGTAGAGTGAttctgaagaggaccaagatactGGTTCTGGACGAAGCCACCGCTTCGGTGGATACCGCGACGGACAACCTGATCCAGAAAACACTACGGGAGAATTTTTCAGAGGCGACGGTCATCACGATTGCGCACCGAATCACCTCGGTCCTTGACAGCGACATGGTCTTGCTTCTTGACAACGGTCAGTCATCTGCCCTTTAAGAAAAATCACTATCAGGTCTAAATAATCCGCCTAATCCCATGTGTTTGGCATAACTGTTTGTCTGACTAAACGCCATTTCGATCTTTGTAGGTGTGGCTGTGGAGCGGGAGACGCCGGCGAAGTTGCTGGAGGATAAGTCGTCTCTGTTCTCAAAGCTTGTGGCAGAGTACACGATGAGGGCGACACACACATAGCGAAACGAGTGAAAGCTCCAGTGATCCTCCTCCCACGCCGTTAAGGCTTCTCGAACAGTTCTCAAGCAAGCATGACTGTCGATAATGCTGAAAAGTTGCTTCTAGGTGAGATGTGAAGTAGAAGGTCTACCATGGTGTTAGTGCTACCAATATCAGCGTTGAGCTGGTAACTTCACGTGGTCCGAAGCAAACAGCCGCGATAAGGTTCTTAAAACTAGGTTAAAGTAGAATTTATGTCTGAATGAAGTAGTTTGCGGAGGATAGAAAGAAGTGAATCCTGGTTCATAGTGGCTTTCTTTACGGTGGGCTGTGCACGCCGGAAAAGTTGTGGGACTAGGTAATTTTGTTGATATTCTGGGTCtgcttttttttgcgaaaaatccacccatctattaataatcatcaacagtagtacaaatAATCTAAAACGTAAAGAAAATTACAAATTGGTACTCgaaccacctagcgacgactacaaacaCTAGCACGAGCTGAAGGCGCGCCGCTatcctcgcccctccatcgccggagtcaggcaaagcttgtcgtagtagagcttgttgtagtagacaaacgggaagtcgtcgtgctaaggtcccaaaggaccagcgcaccagagcagcaaccatcgccaatgatgacaaccgtagACCGGAAGAGACTGACATAAAACCACACCAACAAAGACGAAAACCGACCAGACCCAGGAGATCCGGGCACACAACTCCACACGCCCTCCGTcagcgctagatgcaccaccggagcgaggatagggcggggagaaccttattctgacttcaggatgtagccgccgcctcaccatcccaAAAAAGAGACcgaaaagcaaactaaattaagaacGGAAACTCCCCGCCGGCGAGGAACTGTGGTCCGTcacacctccaaggccccaaggccACTGGAGGCGGAGCGAACCGGCGCCACCGGCGAGGAGGAtggaaccctagatgggtttgtgTTTTTTTCCGCCGCCTGGGTTGTCTCTCACGTACCGGTTTTCAATTCTGGGCTTGGACATATTCTGGGTCTGCTTTGGGTGCAAGAATCCCAGCTGCATCCTGACAAAGAACAGAGTGGTGAATTCAGCAGGAGCAAGTATTCTCCTCGTCATCATCTTGTGTTCGCCAAAATCCGAAATTTGGATATAGGTTACTGTTACCAACACATCTGCTGACGATCTAGTAGAGAAATAAAATGTGAAGAAGGGGTTGCAATAAGTCAGGGTACCAGATGGCAGCGTGGAGGGTGCCACAGACGGTGGCAGCGGCAGTGGGGCAAGACCCGCAAAGCGAGGAAGCCCGGGGCTCTGGCCCTGGGCGTGGTCGTGATGATCTCCTCCTCCGCCGGGGGTGGTCAGCTGGCTGTTTGAAGGTATTACCATTGCAATGGTAGTCCGCCCACTTGCTCCGCTTCGAGGGAAACCTCGGATCCAGGTATTCCGGatcagatgatgatgatgatcttggtgcCGCTCTCCCTCTTGGGGTATTGTTGTTGGAGCAGTTGTAGGATGGAGTAGGCAAGAGGTGGAGCGGTGTGCATCTACCACGTCGACGGTGTGTGGTGTAGTTGAAGTGGGGCTGCCATGGAAATAACCATGGATTATTGACTTGGGTTTTAGGGAAGAGTGCGTGCTGTTTCGTCAGCAACAGACAACACCGGGGACACGATTTACCTAGCTTCAGGCTGCTGGAGGGAAACCCTACGTGATGTTTGTCTGTTCTTGATTGATGATGACGATTACATGGGTGCCttgatggctatggctatggcGATGTAGTGTGGTGTAGCTAGGGTTTAGATTATGAACTGTTTGTCCTCCCCAGCGACTCTTCCTAGCCTTTTTATGAGAGGCTAGGTCTCATGTATCATGACTGGGTCAGCTGAAGGTTGGATACGAGCTCCACGGTTCCTTGTTTTGGGCTTGTTCTTGCCCCGCATGCCAGGTTCTTGGACTTCGGCTTCTTAGTAACTGTCAATGCTTCTTGGGCTTCATAATCCTCACGTGGGCCTCCAGTTTGACCGCATTGGTATGGTAATAGTGAGTACCCGATAGGGGCATGCCCAAGTCAGCAGAGGAGTCTCGGTGGACGACGTGTGATGATGGACGCGCGCTGAGCGGTGGTGCTGTTTGGCACCATGATGGCGCCAACGGAAGGTCTGGTGAGGGTTCTAGCTTTGATCTACATTCTGGATTTAGATTGGTGGTAGATGTTGCAGGATACTACTGGAGCGCATGGGGCGCTATCTCTGGATTTAGCTAGGGAGTCGGCGGTGACTGTGGCTAGGACATAAGGCCTTATTTTTGCTAGTTGGTAGTGTTTTGATACTTTGGCTGGCAAGTTCAGTTTGCATGACTGTTGTAAGGTTTTTTGCCGGTCTTTGTTAAATAAATGAAATAAGCTAGGGTTGTATACATCTCTTCTATGCAAACGTTACATTATTAAGCAATTTTTGAGTGCGTTTAATTACCGAAAATAACATCACATATGTACTAAGCACATctagaaaatctgaatatggaacaAGAGAAGCATTTACATTGCGGACAGGAAGGTCGCTGCAGCAGCATCATCATGGTTGTTACTGATGTCACCCATGGTGTTGTCAAGGAAGCTGGATCTATCGAGGAAGTAGATGAACTGGTGAGGAAGAACTCGAACAGCAGCGAGCAATCACGCTGAGACGCTTTCCAAAAATCTTATCACCGATGGATGGGGTTTCGGGGGCCTCCTCTCCAAGATGGTCGTGCATGCAGACGGAAAGACTAGGGAGTatcacaatagaagaaacttggtcaTGAGAGAGACGGAAGTGAGTGGAAAACTCTAGATTTGTTGTATCTCTCATCTCCTGTATAAGCTTAGAAGGGAGTGGCTGACTGAAACTGTCATGCGTTGAAAGTCAGGGACATGCGGCAAGTATGCATACACACGCTCACACATACCCAACTTAATTTATGCACTAAGCAAAATAAACTCGATTCACAAAACGCTACACGTCTACGATGCGTGGCGAGGTAGGCAGCAGTGAAGGAGGAGACGAAGAGTGCGCATGAACTCATATTTCTCACTCACTTACAAAGTTAAAACGACCAGCTCTTATATTGTAAGGGCATCTTCAACAGGATGTGATGAGGATTAAGTTTGCATGTGAGACAGCAAAAAGGGTCCTTGTTGACATTTTTTTAGAATACATCGTATTTCAATAGCAAGCCGGTACTTGGCATACATTGATGGTCTTTCAACGAACAAAGCTCACGTCACAATATATTTATTCTTAACGACCAGAGAACTATACCATGATTGCGAGCGGGCGACCAAAACGGACgcactgggccgtccgttttgggcagtTTAGGTGGCCGCGCGGACGCGCGGACGgagccccgcgtccgcgcgtccgtttgggtcgcgccctGCGCCCAACGCAGCGGCCACCCATTTGGCCATTTGGCATGTTTCTTTGAGAAATAGGCCATCTGGCCACGCATACTTATAAATAGTATCTAACACATATAGAATAATATCTTGAAATTATAGAATAATATCAAATAAACTGTTGCATGATGAAGAAATGAAATGTGGCATAGTTCAAAgaaatataaaaattacaaattgagATTGTCAACTCAATTTGGGCGCTTTAGGATCTCCTTCTGCCTCTTCTTGAACCAAGCTCTTTTCGTCTCGCTCATGTTGGTCAAGTCGCATGATCAGGTTGTCCTCGGCTTGCCGTTTGAGCTCAACTTCcttcgccttcaactccacctcttGGGCCCTTGCCTTTGCTATGAGCTCAATttctctctctttgagctcaaTTTCTTTAACTTTGGTCTTGGCCTTGACCTCTTGAATCTCAAGCTTCTTCTTTTGGACATCGAAGTAGTTGTTCTTGTCCTCATCTTTCTCCCGGCGCCttctctcatccctcttgtccgtggacacctctctgtcggcatgcatctccttcaaagtgccaaacaatagcatggacgaggcatcacgcttcaagtcggctttggttgccttgtggccgcgaggacgacttgcacgagaagcggagctaccgcaaggctgcccaccatcaaggtcaatgaccgtGGGATCTTTGGCGGTCTTGTTGCCAGTCAAGGTCGCAATGTACCCCTCGAACCCCTCCTGGAGCTTGGGGGTGCCATGGAGTTGcttccaacaatgagggaaggcaaaggtCTTGTCTCCATTGTTGCCTTTGTACCATTCCAAAGCTTGCCACACCTAGAGCAAAGCAAGACAACAATGCTAAACATATGTGCAAACATTGGATGACTAAGTTGAGGTttaagaatcataccaagtccttcaCACCCATGCCACTAACGGGGATCCTCTTCACGTGTTCATACGCCGCCTGAAACttgttgcattccgtttgaattgctccccacctcttttggagcgaTAGCTCCCTGCGGTCGCTCTCAAATGGCTCATGTCCGTATTTGCGATGTTCATGGAAGTAATCATGGATCCGGCGCCAGAATGCGgtccccttctgctcggcacccgtcaatgcatcttgcccgatggtcaaccatccatcgacgagcaccttgtcctccttctccgtGTAGTTGCTGGTTCTTTTGCTTATGCGGCGACCTCCAGCTTGTGCAGCTGCGGCTTGCGTGAGCTCCTGACCGAACAACGGCTCGTCGTCGATGTTAATGCTGTCGGGACAGGCAGTGTTGTCCTGCTGTGTGTCAATGGGAGGTGGCTGGGGAGCCTGCTTGGTTGAAGCATAGGGCATGGTGGTCGGCATTGCCTGTGTGTAGGACGAAGGGGCCTGCATCGGAGGCGGCGCGCGCTCAGCCGACAAATCGTCGAGCAGGTTGCGTGCTCCGGCCATCGCTGCTGATCCCATCTGCTTGGGGcctttggagttcgccggcgcacggttcaggtcaatggacgaaggagacggccccgtgaaggactcgcccacctccggtgacccatcccgtgacgGGTAGGCGTACCGCGCCGACTGCGCCCCCAATTCCTGCGGGCCGGGCGTGTACCCAAACGGGGCAGTCGGCAGGGGTGTCgaccttggaggaaggggccgggtcacggacgacgccgagctcccccccgaggccgtgccggcgcccgggaggatcaagtgctgagcgagcgctgcgtggccgtaaaagagcatggcatgctcttgcatgacgttcgccttcgcctccgtcttgagttggaggagctgctccgccgcccgctgccgctcctccgcgGCAGCGACATCCCTCTTCCGTTGCTCGAGCGCCCTGCGGCGGTCGCCCCGCTTCTTGCTCTCGATCTTCCTCTGCTCCGCGGTGAGGTCGAGCTTCGCCTTCTTCGTCGCCTGCCCGGGCTCCACGACCACCGGAGCATCCAGTTCAGGAGTCTCCGACACGAGAGGAGCGGCAACGTCCGCAAGCTGTAcctcgtctccgatggtggcggtgctggcggtggcggcggcagtcggcaggtcggccatctctaggttttgAGACTGGAGTGGAGTGTTtctgttttgggagacagacaggcgggccaggggcggacaaagggtggacgcgagcgaccagcactcggcgtccgcggccacgcaaactcgtcccagatttgggccgggtttgggtcgtcccggacgccgcggccatccgttttagggatgggtccgcgcgctgggccgcgtttttgtccggctagACCCATCCgaacgcgcgggcgcggtttgggtcgcccggttggagatgccctaagttgcTTCAACTTTCTCCCTCCACAATTCATAACCTGCCAACAAATAAATGGCCTTGATAAGATTTGTACCATaattatctatacctaataataaagaaaataaggtttcttgttggtccgtctatTTTTGCCCTTATTTCCGGTTGAAATTACAGAATCTGCCACCGCCGAGTTAAAATAAAACGCTTCGTTAAACCGAATTGAGCAAACCGTGTCCTACGGTAGGACTCCTACCCGAACAGAATCTGCCGCTTGCCCCAGGTAAAAAGAAAGAAATCCCCTCGCTGCACCGACAACGCAGAGGAAGGGCAAACGACGCGGGGTGCGGCGCCGTACAGGCAGCCGAGGCAAGGACGGTCGATGCTGGAATCCAGGCGTACTGAGGGCGCCCCCAAAATCATGGACTCCGGCATTGCGGAGAGCAGGACAGAAAGCCCCCCCATGGCCCCATGGCACCTCCAGGAAGCTGGGGCACGGCCGGCGGCTCCGGAATTCGGAGCCCTCTGATTCGTGGACGCCGGCATGGCGGCGAGCAGGACAGAGCGCCCCCGTGCTGCCTCTAATCGGGGACGTGCGTCGCGGTGAGGAGCAGGACGCGGCTGGTAGCACCCTACGTTGCTGCGGACCGACGCATCTGGCGTAATTGCCCAGCGCCTGTGGCTGCTCTGCTAGCACCCTGCTTATGCCCCTGGCGTGGCCTCCACTGCCGAAAGATGAACTTAGCTAACTAGATTTTTCCTATTTCAGACACGGAATTGCCGTCGGCGGCCTTGCGGCGTTCACCGGTTGAGTCCTCAGCGGCTCAGCCTTCTGGGTCGAGCTGGAGACTATTTCTTCAGTGCTTTGATCAGCGCTACAGGGCTGCTCCATCGCCACTTCAAGCTAGGACAACTCTAGCGATTTTAGAGAATAGTTATCTTATATCCATCCAGTCCATGGTTGTCTTTATCAGAGGACTACCGCTTAGCACAGAAAAAAGTGATTTGATTATTTCTTTTGAGAGGAGGTGAGTTCATTAATTCGTTCCCTATTTAAGATAACAAATTTACCTTCAACACGTTGGTGGTGTACGCTACTATTTGGCCTAAGGTTCAAAAATTTGGCATGTAGGAATGAGTAGAGGTTCTCCATCTTCTATGACCTCAAATAGTGTGCATGGAATCGATTGCTAAATATAATTAATGTTTGAATCTCTGATTGCTGGATCCAGTGATGATATTTTGCTTCATCAGGATGTTCAGAGTCGGAGAGAGAATACTGGAAGTATTtaag
Coding sequences within it:
- the LOC139829762 gene encoding ABC transporter C family member 3-like; translation: MSMATAPASWPLPAAMAAADVDQHLLPLFLRPVLLHGVGAAAHLLLALAVAGRLLFAAGSHRRKEPAAAAARGAGFRWFRLAVRATWVLAASEVFFAAYSLLSWFLDGGTGWGDPDAVTDQADALSRAVAWLMLAAYLQLQYGRRGEDRFPAPLRLWWALFLLLSVLAVAVHAATGLQYELPVPARSWARDAVSVLAGAVLLVAGFSAERGAAGGSASEEPLLNGASENHTVDASMFTGAGFLSVLTFSWMGPLFAVGHSKTLDLDDVPDLDRGDSVAGLLPPFKANLEALTGDGQKVTAFKLTRVLVRTVWWHIALTSLYALIYSLAIYVGPFLIDSLVQYLNGDERYASKGKLLVAAFIAAKVFECFSQRHWFFRLQQVGIRTRSALVSVVYQKGLSLSSSSRQSRSSGEMINIISVDADRVGLFSWFMHDFWLVPLQVSMALFILYSTLGIASLAALGATVVVMLATVLPMRMQEKFQEKLMDCKDIRMKATSEILRNMRILKLQGWEMKFLSKIIDLRKTEESWLKKYLYTSTASTFVFWGAPTFVAVVTFGACLLLGIPLDSGKVLSALATFRVLQEPIYTLPDMVSMLIQTKVSLDRIASFLCLEELPMDAVQRLPSGNSDVAIEVSNGCFAWDTSSEVPTLNDLNFQARQGMRVAVCGTVGSGKSSLLSCILGEMPKLSGEVKTCGTMAYVSQSAWIQSGKIKDNILFGKEMDGEKYERVLESCSLKKDLEILPFGDETVIGERGINLSGGQKQRIQIARAIYQDADIYLFDDPFSAVDAHTGSHLFKECLLGALGSKTVVYVTHQIEFLPAADLILVMKGGRIAQAGKYNEILGSGEELMELVGAHQDALTALDVIDVTNGGGEAFSSSDAASFSRSLSSAEEKDKQNGKELDKVQSGQLVQEEEREKGRVGFWVYWKYLTLAYGGALVPVVLIAQTLFQVLQIASNYWMAWASPVSKDVEPSVGMSTLIYVFVALAGASSLCILVRALFLVTAAYKTATLLFDKMHMSIFRAPMSFFDSTPSGRILNRASTDQSDVDTNIADQMGQVAFSIIQLVGIIAVMSQVAWQVFVVFVPLSVACFWYQRYYIDTARELQRLVGVCKAPIIQHFAESITGSATIRSFGKENEFVSTNSHLMDAFSRPKFYNAAAREWLCFRLDTLSCLTFAFSLIFLISLPTGFIDPAIAGLAVTYGLNLNTLQTWVVWSMCYLENKIISVERILQYISIPEEPPLSMSGDKLLCNWPSEGEIQLHNLHVRYAPQLPFVLKGLTVTFPGGMKTGIVGRTGSGKSTLIQALFRIVDPTIGQILVDGVDICTIGLHDLRCRLSIIPQDPTMFEGTIRSNLDPLGEYNDNQIWEALDNCQLGDEVRRKDLKLDSPVIENGENWSVGQRQLVCLGRVILKRTKILVLDEATASVDTATDNLIQKTLRENFSEATVITIAHRITSVLDSDMVLLLDNGVAVERETPAKLLEDKSSLFSKLVAEYTMRATHT